In Anaerotignum faecicola, the following are encoded in one genomic region:
- a CDS encoding DUF1292 domain-containing protein, translated as MNNDNHNCGCGCDHDHEHEEMETMTLTLDDDTELECGIIGVFEVDGKEYIALLPLDNETVLIYEYKENGDDVELGLIEDDDLFEKVSNTFYDLWEEEEEEE; from the coding sequence ATGAATAACGATAACCACAACTGCGGATGCGGGTGTGATCACGACCATGAGCATGAAGAAATGGAAACAATGACCCTTACCCTCGACGACGATACCGAACTCGAATGTGGAATAATAGGCGTATTTGAAGTTGACGGCAAAGAGTATATCGCCCTTCTTCCGCTTGACAACGAAACAGTGCTTATATATGAATATAAAGAAAACGGCGACGACGTTGAACTCGGACTTATCGAGGACGACGATTTATTTGAAAAAGTAAGCAATACATTCTATGACCTTTGGGAAGAGGAAGAAGAGGAAGAATAA
- a CDS encoding fructose-1,6-bisphosphatase, whose protein sequence is MVADMSGFSKEELKYLKLLSKKYPDINSASAEIINLQAILNLPKGTEHFVSDIHGEYESFSHVLKNASGVIKNQISAIFGTEMRESEKKALATLIYYPEQKLEQVKKEETEIFDWYKITLYRLVTICKVLGSKYSRSKVRKALPKEFAYIIEELLHEDRSDTNKQMYFNEIIETIIRLYQADRFIISISNLIQRLAIDQLHVIGDIYDRGPKAAKIMDLILKYHSVDIQWGNHDISWMGAAAGCQALICNVLRIQARYANLDTIEEDYGINLIPLATFAIEVYGDDPCENFMPKTQPDELISDKDAKLIAKMHKAISVMQFKEEAKIIMRNPEFKMENRLLLGSMDLEKGTVTIEGKEYQLNDTNFPTVNPSNPYELTEEEQFVMDKIKFSFVNSEKLQEHIRFLYSAGSLYKKFNSNLMFHGCVPMNEDGTLKIVNFRGERVKGAEYFDAVDRAVREGYFNKPHSDEKRICMDLIWYLWCGEDSPVFGKKKMTTFERYFIDDKESHKEISNPFYSLRNDEDICKMILADFGMDPERSHIINGHVPVKVAKGESPIKANGRLFVIDGGFAKAYQSVTGIAGYTLIYNSHGLVLVSHEPFESTEKAIAEEKDIYSSTVALQYSQERIRVANTDIGAELRSNIQELEKLLDAYHKGIIKEI, encoded by the coding sequence ATGGTAGCTGATATGAGCGGTTTTTCTAAGGAGGAATTGAAATATCTAAAACTTCTTTCAAAAAAGTACCCTGATATAAACAGTGCAAGCGCTGAGATAATTAACCTTCAGGCTATATTAAATCTGCCTAAAGGCACGGAGCATTTTGTAAGCGATATACATGGGGAATATGAATCTTTCAGCCATGTGTTAAAAAATGCGTCGGGAGTTATTAAAAATCAGATAAGCGCGATTTTCGGCACGGAAATGCGTGAAAGTGAAAAAAAGGCTCTCGCAACTTTGATCTATTATCCCGAACAGAAACTTGAACAGGTTAAAAAGGAAGAAACAGAGATTTTTGACTGGTACAAGATTACTTTATACAGGCTTGTGACAATATGCAAGGTTTTAGGGTCTAAGTACAGCCGTTCAAAAGTAAGGAAAGCGCTCCCAAAGGAGTTTGCTTACATAATTGAGGAGCTTTTGCACGAGGACAGAAGCGATACAAATAAACAGATGTATTTTAATGAAATTATAGAAACTATAATACGGCTTTATCAAGCAGACAGATTTATTATTTCTATATCAAACCTTATACAGCGCCTTGCAATAGATCAGCTTCATGTGATAGGCGATATATATGACAGAGGGCCTAAGGCGGCTAAGATAATGGATTTAATATTAAAGTACCATTCTGTCGATATACAGTGGGGCAACCATGACATAAGCTGGATGGGGGCGGCGGCGGGATGCCAGGCTCTTATATGCAATGTCCTGAGAATACAGGCACGGTACGCCAATCTCGATACTATAGAGGAAGATTACGGCATTAATCTTATACCGCTTGCTACATTTGCCATTGAAGTTTACGGCGACGATCCATGTGAAAATTTCATGCCGAAAACACAGCCCGACGAACTTATAAGCGATAAGGATGCAAAACTTATTGCAAAAATGCACAAAGCTATTTCGGTTATGCAGTTTAAGGAAGAAGCAAAAATTATAATGCGTAATCCTGAGTTTAAAATGGAAAACAGGCTGCTCCTTGGCAGTATGGATCTTGAAAAAGGAACGGTTACGATTGAAGGAAAAGAATACCAGCTTAACGACACTAATTTCCCTACAGTTAATCCGTCAAATCCGTATGAACTTACGGAAGAAGAACAGTTTGTTATGGATAAAATAAAGTTTTCTTTTGTAAACAGTGAAAAACTCCAGGAGCATATAAGATTTTTATACAGCGCCGGAAGCCTGTATAAAAAATTCAATTCAAACCTTATGTTCCACGGCTGCGTTCCTATGAATGAGGACGGAACGCTCAAAATTGTGAACTTCCGGGGCGAAAGGGTTAAGGGGGCCGAATATTTTGACGCCGTTGACAGGGCGGTACGGGAAGGATATTTTAATAAACCGCATTCCGATGAAAAACGTATATGTATGGATCTGATTTGGTATTTATGGTGCGGAGAGGATTCGCCTGTGTTCGGCAAAAAGAAAATGACTACTTTTGAAAGATATTTTATTGACGACAAGGAATCGCACAAAGAAATAAGCAATCCGTTTTATTCTTTAAGGAACGATGAGGACATATGCAAAATGATATTGGCTGATTTCGGAATGGATCCTGAAAGGAGCCATATTATTAACGGGCATGTGCCTGTTAAAGTTGCAAAAGGGGAAAGCCCTATTAAGGCCAACGGAAGGCTGTTTGTTATCGACGGCGGATTTGCAAAGGCTTATCAAAGCGTAACGGGTATTGCAGGATATACGCTGATATATAACTCCCACGGCCTTGTTCTTGTCAGCCATGAACCTTTTGAAAGTACGGAAAAGGCTATTGCGGAAGAAAAGGATATATATTCTTCGACAGTTGCCTTACAGTATTCGCAGGAACGTATAAGGGTGGCAAATACCGATATAGGAGCAGAGCTTAGAAGCAACATACAGGAACTTGAAAAGCTGCTTGACGCATATCATAAAGGCATAATTAAGGAGATATAA
- a CDS encoding amidohydrolase family protein: protein MKIIDGHIHFRPEYENFSEVAASSGHINSEKHLKEVFEKNNICHAIVMGNLDLELENHIYPEYMSYCVGLDSNTFNERPLKYFVEMAELHLKRDECVGIKLYPGYCHFYVYDEIYEPFYKLAEKYNKPVAIHTGAVANTKKGGSLLKYSHPLTVDEAAVSHPGVNFVMCHFGNPWLCDAASVIEKNRNVYADISGILEGRFDVGKFINENLNYINMIKTWLGYIGDYSRIIYGTDWPIVNIENYLEFARFLIPESEHEKVFYENAKRIYGLKI from the coding sequence ATGAAAATTATCGACGGGCATATACATTTCAGGCCTGAATATGAAAATTTTTCAGAGGTGGCCGCTTCATCCGGGCATATAAACAGTGAAAAGCATTTAAAAGAAGTTTTTGAAAAAAACAATATATGTCATGCCATTGTTATGGGAAATTTAGATTTGGAGCTTGAAAACCATATATATCCGGAATACATGAGTTATTGCGTCGGCCTTGACAGCAATACTTTTAATGAAAGGCCTTTAAAATATTTTGTGGAAATGGCTGAACTTCATCTTAAAAGGGATGAATGTGTCGGAATAAAGTTATACCCGGGTTACTGCCATTTTTATGTTTATGATGAGATTTACGAACCTTTTTATAAACTTGCGGAAAAGTACAATAAGCCTGTCGCAATACATACCGGAGCAGTGGCAAATACAAAAAAAGGGGGTTCCCTGCTAAAGTACAGCCACCCGCTTACAGTTGACGAGGCGGCCGTCAGCCATCCGGGAGTAAACTTTGTTATGTGCCATTTCGGAAATCCATGGCTTTGCGACGCGGCCTCGGTGATTGAAAAAAACCGTAATGTGTACGCCGATATTTCCGGTATACTTGAAGGCAGGTTTGACGTTGGAAAGTTTATAAACGAAAATTTAAATTATATAAACATGATTAAAACATGGCTTGGATATATAGGCGATTACAGCCGCATTATATACGGGACGGACTGGCCCATAGTAAATATTGAAAATTATTTGGAGTTTGCAAGGTTTTTAATTCCCGAAAGCGAACATGAAAAAGTTTTTTATGAAAACGCCAAGAGGATATACGGCCTGAAGATTTAG
- a CDS encoding FAD-binding oxidoreductase, with protein sequence MTYKPVYNKVSDENIKDLIDMTSPERVFVKDAINLDYYHDEMPEYGKYPPEAVVEVLTTEEVSNIMRYCWERSIPVVPRGSGTGLCGGAVAKFGGVMLSTAKMNKVIGIDMNNLTITVEPGLMLMELAAIVQEKGLLYPPDPGEKSATIGGNVMTNAGGMRAVKYGVTRDYVRAMEVVLSDGTVINLGSNVAKNSSGYSLLDILIGSEGTLGFVTKITLELIPLPKRSVSLLVPFPDLDKCIDTVPKFFENKLIPTTLEFMQREVIMAAEEYLGKVFPDKGSDAYLILSFDGNTKEETDSICDSVAQVCLDCGAEDVFISDTEERKEAIWSARGAFLEAIKSSTPAMDECDVVVPRDRIADFVKFVNGLEKECEIRIRSFGHAGDGNIHVYVCKDDLEEDVWMERLNKVMKKMYDKAEEMGGQVSGEHGIGHAKVGYLEQSLGEKNIQIMEGIKAAFDPKFILNPGKVYCDKI encoded by the coding sequence ATGACATACAAACCGGTTTATAATAAAGTCAGCGATGAAAATATAAAGGATCTTATTGATATGACTTCGCCTGAAAGAGTATTTGTAAAAGATGCGATAAATCTTGACTATTACCATGACGAAATGCCGGAATATGGTAAATATCCTCCTGAAGCCGTAGTTGAAGTGCTCACCACTGAAGAAGTTTCAAATATAATGCGTTATTGCTGGGAAAGAAGCATACCCGTTGTACCGAGGGGCAGCGGTACGGGGCTTTGCGGAGGAGCCGTTGCAAAATTCGGAGGAGTTATGCTTTCTACGGCAAAAATGAATAAGGTTATCGGTATTGATATGAATAACCTTACTATAACGGTAGAGCCGGGGCTTATGCTTATGGAGCTTGCGGCTATTGTTCAGGAAAAAGGGCTTCTGTATCCTCCCGATCCAGGCGAGAAAAGCGCTACAATCGGAGGCAACGTAATGACGAACGCCGGAGGCATGAGGGCTGTTAAATACGGCGTTACAAGGGATTATGTAAGGGCCATGGAAGTTGTGCTTTCCGACGGGACAGTAATAAACTTAGGCAGCAATGTTGCTAAAAACAGTTCCGGATACAGCCTGCTTGATATATTGATAGGCTCGGAGGGAACGCTCGGTTTTGTAACGAAAATAACTTTGGAGCTTATACCTCTTCCGAAAAGGAGCGTAAGCCTTCTTGTACCGTTTCCGGATCTTGACAAATGTATTGATACAGTGCCTAAATTTTTTGAAAATAAACTTATACCTACAACGCTTGAATTTATGCAGAGAGAAGTCATAATGGCGGCAGAAGAATATTTGGGAAAGGTGTTCCCAGACAAGGGCTCCGACGCTTATTTAATACTTTCTTTTGACGGAAATACAAAAGAAGAAACTGACAGTATCTGTGACAGCGTTGCGCAAGTATGCCTTGACTGCGGCGCCGAGGACGTTTTTATATCCGATACCGAAGAAAGGAAGGAAGCGATTTGGTCCGCACGGGGGGCGTTCCTTGAGGCTATTAAAAGTTCGACGCCTGCAATGGACGAATGTGACGTTGTTGTACCGCGGGACAGAATTGCCGATTTTGTTAAATTTGTAAACGGCCTTGAAAAGGAATGTGAAATCAGGATTAGGAGTTTCGGCCATGCCGGCGATGGGAACATCCATGTTTATGTATGTAAGGACGATCTCGAAGAGGACGTATGGATGGAACGCCTTAACAAAGTTATGAAAAAGATGTATGATAAAGCCGAAGAAATGGGGGGCCAGGTTTCGGGCGAACACGGCATAGGGCATGCCAAAGTAGGATATTTGGAACAGTCCCTCGGCGAAAAGAATATACAGATTATGGAAGGCATCAAAGCGGCCTTCGATCCAAAGTTTATCCTAAACCCCGGAAAGGTTTATTGTGATAAAATATAA
- a CDS encoding electron transfer flavoprotein subunit alpha translates to MIVINNGKCIGCGKCVDACPFYAIEMKDGRPEVGAGCKNCKLCIKACPAEAISFETAKVRAVNKDEWKGILVFIEVDGGAAHSVGLELVGKALELAEKVKQQVYAVVLGAEGLEGIAKEVIAYGADKVYIYEDERLRYFKGDVYPNVVEDCINKIKPSVVLVGATPVGRSLAPSLATRFRTGLTADCTMLDIKENSDLVQIRPAFGGNIMAQIVTQNARPQFATVRCKVMNKAERRDNPKAEIVRCGVADSMVKDAIEVIKSVPVVKTEDIAEAEVLVAVGRGIKVKADFDMIQEFADKIGARIAGTRPIIEKGWLHYTKQIGLSGRTVKPKLIITCGVSGAIQFAAGMKNSECIIAINSDPNANIFNIANYCIVGDLYEIIPEMTKRLEEGGALA, encoded by the coding sequence ATGATTGTTATAAATAACGGAAAATGTATCGGATGCGGCAAATGTGTTGACGCTTGTCCGTTTTATGCAATAGAAATGAAAGACGGGAGGCCTGAAGTAGGGGCGGGATGCAAAAACTGCAAGCTTTGTATAAAAGCTTGTCCTGCCGAAGCAATTTCTTTTGAAACTGCAAAAGTGCGCGCTGTGAATAAAGACGAGTGGAAAGGGATACTTGTGTTCATAGAAGTTGACGGAGGGGCGGCCCACAGCGTAGGACTTGAACTTGTAGGTAAAGCGCTTGAGCTTGCCGAAAAAGTAAAACAACAGGTTTATGCCGTAGTATTGGGAGCTGAAGGGCTGGAAGGAATTGCAAAGGAAGTTATTGCTTACGGCGCCGATAAAGTTTATATATATGAGGATGAAAGACTCAGGTATTTTAAAGGCGACGTTTATCCGAATGTAGTTGAGGACTGTATAAATAAAATAAAGCCGTCCGTTGTGCTTGTAGGGGCTACGCCTGTAGGCCGTTCCCTTGCCCCAAGCTTGGCGACAAGGTTCAGGACAGGGTTAACGGCTGACTGCACAATGCTTGATATAAAAGAAAATTCCGATTTAGTCCAGATTAGGCCGGCATTCGGCGGCAATATAATGGCGCAGATAGTGACTCAAAATGCACGCCCGCAGTTTGCCACAGTCAGGTGCAAAGTCATGAACAAGGCTGAACGGCGTGACAATCCAAAGGCTGAGATAGTAAGGTGCGGCGTTGCGGACAGCATGGTTAAGGACGCTATTGAAGTTATAAAAAGCGTTCCTGTTGTTAAAACGGAAGATATTGCAGAGGCCGAGGTGCTTGTGGCAGTCGGCCGTGGGATTAAGGTTAAGGCTGACTTTGACATGATTCAGGAATTTGCAGATAAGATAGGCGCAAGGATAGCGGGAACAAGACCGATAATAGAAAAGGGCTGGCTTCATTATACAAAACAGATCGGCCTTTCGGGAAGGACTGTAAAACCGAAACTTATTATAACATGCGGCGTATCGGGAGCAATACAGTTTGCGGCAGGAATGAAAAACTCCGAATGTATTATTGCCATAAACAGCGATCCAAACGCCAACATATTTAATATAGCAAACTATTGTATAGTGGGAGATTTATACGAAATAATACCCGAAATGACAAAAAGGCTTGAAGAAGGAGGCGCTTTAGCATGA